Proteins encoded by one window of Corynebacterium callunae DSM 20147:
- a CDS encoding ArsR/SmtB family transcription factor, producing MSTVTVTHTSALSRVGHALSDDTRTGILLALRHGPARPSVLARQLGVSKQVMSNQLACLRGCGRVASTPQGRNVWYSLADPQLGHALGELLELVVTIDPACCSPDGCTCS from the coding sequence ATGAGCACGGTGACCGTCACTCACACCTCGGCGTTGTCCCGGGTGGGCCATGCCCTGTCTGATGACACCCGGACCGGGATCCTGTTGGCCTTGCGCCACGGGCCCGCCCGACCGTCCGTGCTGGCCCGGCAGTTGGGTGTCTCCAAACAGGTGATGTCGAATCAGTTGGCCTGTCTGCGCGGATGCGGGCGGGTGGCCTCCACCCCCCAGGGGCGCAACGTCTGGTATTCCCTGGCTGACCCCCAACTGGGTCACGCCCTCGGTGAGTTACTGGAGTTGGTGGTCACCATCGATCCGGCCTGTTGTTCGCCGGACGGATGCACCTGCTCATGA
- a CDS encoding heavy metal translocating P-type ATPase — protein MTSACGCEPSAPMAREEEHTPWWRDRAILLPVASGVSLLVGLILEWFVPHAGMIALVLFWASLLLGASQFVPGALKGLFTRGKLGIGLLMTISATGAVLLGFIEEAAALAFLYSIAEALEDKAMDKARSGLRSLLALIPSTATILVRGSTRTVPVEDLAPGDVLRLAAGDRLATDGIIRSGHSSLDVSAITGESIPVEVGPGDAVLAGSINTTGALEVEATAGGTDNSLTTVVALVEQAQSEKGQRARIADRLARPLVPGVLILAIFVAVIGSLFGDPGVWIERALVVLVAASPCALAISVPVTVVSAIGAASKFGVVIKSGAAFERLGGIRHLALDKTGTLTRNQPTVAEVLTIDGISRADVLGWAAALEDHSTHPLAAAITAAAPQAPTAQQVDETAGQGITGVIDGTQIKVGSPRWLSPGPLVGQVETLESQGMTVVIVYRDDHPVGAVGVRDELRPEAPEVIRTLTDKGFGVTMLTGDNTRTATALAREAGITDVRAELRPEDKATAVAGLGTRGPVAMIGDGINDAPALARADIGIAMGAKGSDAAIESADVAFTGDDLRLIPRALHHARRGRAIINQNIVLSLAIIIVLLPLAITGVLGLAAVVLVHEVAEVIVIANGLRAARTQHPDLKPVEATTVTADEDAYGRSRVS, from the coding sequence ATGACGTCTGCCTGTGGTTGTGAACCATCTGCACCGATGGCCAGAGAAGAGGAGCACACGCCCTGGTGGCGTGATCGGGCTATCCTCCTTCCTGTGGCCTCCGGTGTATCGTTGCTGGTTGGTCTGATCCTTGAGTGGTTCGTCCCCCATGCCGGGATGATCGCCCTCGTCTTATTCTGGGCCTCCCTGTTGTTGGGTGCCTCCCAGTTCGTTCCTGGGGCGCTGAAGGGGTTGTTTACCCGGGGAAAACTGGGTATCGGGTTGCTGATGACGATCAGCGCCACCGGTGCCGTCCTGCTCGGGTTCATCGAGGAGGCCGCCGCCCTAGCCTTCCTCTACTCCATCGCAGAGGCGCTGGAAGATAAGGCGATGGACAAGGCCCGCTCGGGCCTGCGGTCCCTGCTTGCTCTGATCCCCTCGACCGCGACCATTCTTGTCCGCGGGTCTACCCGCACGGTGCCGGTCGAAGACCTCGCTCCAGGGGATGTGTTGCGCCTGGCGGCCGGAGATCGCTTGGCCACCGATGGAATCATCCGGTCCGGGCACAGCAGCCTGGATGTTTCGGCGATCACCGGGGAATCCATCCCTGTGGAGGTCGGCCCCGGTGACGCGGTGCTGGCTGGCTCAATCAACACCACCGGGGCTCTCGAAGTTGAGGCCACCGCCGGAGGCACGGACAATTCCCTGACCACTGTGGTCGCGCTGGTCGAGCAGGCGCAGAGTGAGAAGGGCCAACGCGCGCGTATCGCCGACCGGTTGGCCCGCCCCCTGGTGCCGGGGGTGCTCATTCTGGCCATCTTCGTTGCCGTGATCGGGTCCCTGTTCGGGGATCCAGGTGTGTGGATTGAGCGTGCCCTGGTCGTGCTGGTCGCGGCCTCGCCGTGTGCGCTGGCGATCTCGGTGCCGGTCACGGTCGTCTCCGCGATCGGGGCGGCCAGCAAGTTCGGGGTGGTCATCAAGTCCGGCGCCGCTTTTGAGCGCCTCGGTGGCATCCGCCACCTGGCCCTGGATAAGACCGGTACCCTAACCCGCAATCAGCCCACTGTTGCGGAGGTGCTCACCATCGATGGCATCAGTCGGGCAGATGTCCTCGGCTGGGCTGCCGCGCTCGAGGATCACTCCACCCACCCGCTGGCCGCCGCTATTACCGCCGCAGCACCCCAGGCGCCGACTGCCCAGCAGGTTGACGAGACTGCGGGGCAGGGGATCACTGGGGTGATCGACGGGACGCAGATTAAGGTCGGGAGTCCCCGCTGGCTGTCCCCTGGCCCCTTGGTCGGGCAGGTCGAAACCCTGGAGAGCCAGGGTATGACCGTGGTCATCGTTTACCGTGACGACCACCCGGTCGGTGCGGTGGGGGTGCGCGATGAACTCCGCCCCGAGGCCCCCGAAGTCATCCGGACACTCACCGATAAGGGTTTCGGGGTCACCATGCTCACCGGCGACAACACCCGCACCGCCACCGCCCTGGCCCGGGAGGCCGGCATCACGGACGTGCGGGCCGAGCTACGCCCGGAGGACAAGGCCACCGCCGTGGCCGGACTGGGGACCCGCGGCCCGGTGGCGATGATCGGTGACGGCATCAACGACGCGCCCGCCCTGGCCCGAGCCGATATCGGTATCGCCATGGGTGCCAAGGGCTCGGATGCGGCGATCGAGTCTGCGGATGTGGCGTTTACCGGCGATGACCTGCGCCTGATCCCGCGTGCCCTGCACCACGCCCGCCGGGGCCGGGCCATCATCAACCAGAACATTGTGCTGTCCCTGGCGATCATCATCGTCCTGTTGCCGCTGGCGATCACCGGAGTGCTGGGACTGGCTGCTGTCGTGCTGGTCCACGAGGTGGCCGAGGTCATCGTCATCGCCAAC
- a CDS encoding copper resistance CopC family protein, translated as MIISPMLPRRVLATVVAVGALTVVATPVALAHDSVIGGNPADGEVVEEFPRRIELEFSGLPQEGFSTVAITDQDSGDLLFSGEPTIDGRLVTLDLPADVSGGPGDYTVGFQILSSDGHATRSATTFTVAGDAQTTATPTGADAKPVEETTAVENTAEGDTSIVSNPIVLTLAGLALFGVIAGAIVLAVRNRDRR; from the coding sequence GTGATCATCTCCCCCATGCTCCCTCGTCGTGTGCTGGCTACTGTTGTGGCGGTCGGTGCCCTGACCGTCGTAGCCACCCCGGTTGCCCTCGCGCATGACTCCGTGATCGGCGGCAATCCCGCGGACGGTGAAGTGGTCGAAGAATTTCCGCGCCGCATCGAGCTGGAGTTCTCCGGGCTGCCCCAGGAAGGTTTCAGCACCGTGGCCATCACCGACCAGGACTCCGGTGATCTCCTGTTCAGTGGTGAGCCGACCATCGACGGCCGACTGGTGACCCTTGATCTACCTGCGGATGTCAGCGGCGGGCCAGGTGACTACACCGTCGGCTTCCAGATCCTCTCCTCCGACGGCCACGCCACCCGCAGCGCAACCACCTTCACCGTCGCCGGTGACGCCCAAACGACCGCCACCCCCACGGGCGCCGACGCCAAGCCTGTGGAGGAGACCACAGCTGTCGAGAACACCGCCGAGGGGGACACCTCCATAGTCAGTAATCCGATAGTCCTGACCCTCGCGGGGTTGGCCCTCTTCGGCGTCATCGCCGGGGCCATCGTGCTGGCTGTCCGGAACCGTGACAGGCGTTAG
- a CDS encoding DsbA family protein, producing MSTPTNRTTSTRPSGNWRKAQIIVWALLAIVVIAGIVAFFLGRSDSASAPAPETVTSDAGQVVRDNSRVLSQAPNEKAVLVEFLDFECEACRAAYPFVEELRAEYSDTVTFVNRYFPLPGHRNSMPAAVAVEAAAQQGQYEAMYQRMFETQSEWGESAEDNSAVFRGFAEDLGLDMAAFDAAVADPATEERVRLDVADGTALGVRGTPTFFLDGQLLTPDSLEQFRAEVDAAAAD from the coding sequence GTGAGCACCCCCACCAACCGCACCACCTCCACCCGGCCCTCCGGGAATTGGAGAAAAGCCCAGATCATTGTCTGGGCGTTATTGGCAATCGTCGTCATCGCCGGGATCGTCGCCTTTTTCCTCGGCCGATCCGACTCCGCTTCTGCGCCCGCCCCGGAAACCGTGACCAGTGATGCGGGGCAGGTGGTCCGGGACAACAGTCGGGTGCTGTCCCAGGCGCCGAACGAGAAGGCCGTGCTGGTGGAGTTCCTCGACTTCGAGTGTGAGGCCTGCCGGGCGGCTTACCCCTTCGTGGAGGAACTTCGTGCGGAGTACTCCGACACCGTCACCTTCGTCAACCGTTACTTCCCGCTGCCGGGTCACCGCAACTCCATGCCCGCTGCCGTGGCTGTGGAGGCTGCCGCCCAGCAGGGCCAGTACGAAGCGATGTACCAGCGGATGTTTGAGACCCAGTCTGAGTGGGGTGAGTCCGCCGAGGACAACAGTGCGGTCTTCCGCGGCTTCGCCGAGGACCTGGGTCTAGACATGGCCGCCTTTGACGCCGCTGTGGCCGATCCGGCCACCGAGGAACGGGTCCGACTCGATGTGGCTGACGGCACGGCCCTGGGTGTGCGCGGCACCCCGACCTTCTTTCTCGACGGTCAGCTCCTGACCCCGGACTCCCTGGAGCAGTTCCGGGCCGAGGTCGACGCGGCCGCCGCCGACTAA
- the cmtR gene encoding Cd(II)/Pb(II)-sensing metalloregulatory transcriptional regulator CmtR codes for MLTIASRLDVMNRLGRAMADPTRSRILLSLLESPGYPAQLAETLGLTRTNVSNHLACLRDCGIVVAEPEGRRTRYEIADAHLTRALNALVEITLAVDEDAPCLDPACPVAGCCDTEGGQQS; via the coding sequence ATGCTGACTATTGCTTCTCGTCTTGATGTGATGAATCGCCTGGGCCGTGCCATGGCCGATCCCACCCGGTCCCGGATCCTGTTGTCCCTACTCGAATCCCCCGGGTATCCGGCCCAACTGGCCGAAACGCTGGGGTTGACCCGGACGAATGTCTCCAACCACCTGGCCTGTCTACGCGACTGCGGGATTGTAGTCGCCGAGCCGGAGGGGCGGCGTACCCGCTACGAAATCGCTGATGCACACCTGACTCGCGCGCTCAATGCCCTGGTAGAGATCACCCTCGCCGTTGATGAGGATGCCCCCTGCCTAGACCCTGCCTGTCCGGTCGCCGGCTGTTGCGATACAGAAGGAGGCCAGCAGTCATGA
- a CDS encoding bifunctional copper resistance protein CopD/cytochrome c oxidase assembly protein, which produces MRVKAAWTAKWTQMTHPVNDTPTATDTTAGTTPTIGRRPQERVRPTWPLYLLFFAVAGAVGGTVAYSFLGESLAALGIPNPGIATTFGLPFFRAVGWMLAALSAGSFLFAAFLISPRLPGGDHDRLHQASLSVDGHLASRTGAVAAICFGLIALLMIPLVLSDVSGTPLAQTLGLETLTVAVEQVAMAQVWLIVALIALVTGCTGLMSRAWITQPLLLLGSILMIIPLGLTGHSSSGGNHDHGTNSYLWHLVFLVLWVGGLMALLAHGRRLGPDLDIALRRYSTIALVSIIVMAVSGLVNAAIRIELTDLLTTRYGLIIVAKTIGVIILGVFGWIHRAWVIPQVQANPADRRLFRQVAIVEVLVMAAVTGIAITMGRTPPPPPRIPNLSQMATKLGYELSEKPTILNVWGMWRFDLLFGALALLLAVGYLSAVWRTRQTGHTWSSTPTAWWLAGCVTLLVTMSSGIGLNMPAVFSVHMVGHIILSLVIPIFLVMGAPLTLLMTAFAPGAPGRPNIHDWVRAFTRSRLVGVITHPVVNTLQFLVFFYVMYLFIPLYELLISKYAGQLIMNTVLLVSGCFYVWGMLGPDPIPRRRPATVRLGWLVASLPVHLLVGVYLLRLDTILGEEFYRSLLLPWELDLLADQRTAVLAWATGVVPLAVVALLLIGHWPGTVGKTTGNEEKTTTGSNAENENHTTFLGPTTDGKTPTSDHGTRTTDQP; this is translated from the coding sequence ATGAGAGTGAAGGCGGCATGGACGGCGAAATGGACACAGATGACCCACCCGGTAAATGACACCCCCACTGCCACGGATACGACCGCAGGGACGACCCCCACCATCGGGCGCCGGCCTCAGGAGCGGGTGCGCCCCACGTGGCCGTTGTACCTGCTCTTTTTCGCCGTCGCAGGTGCCGTCGGCGGGACGGTTGCCTACAGCTTCCTCGGTGAATCCCTCGCGGCCCTGGGGATCCCCAACCCGGGCATCGCGACCACCTTCGGGTTGCCGTTTTTCCGTGCGGTCGGTTGGATGCTCGCTGCCCTGTCGGCCGGTTCTTTCCTGTTCGCTGCTTTCCTCATCTCCCCACGGTTGCCCGGCGGTGATCACGACCGCCTGCACCAGGCCTCGTTGAGTGTGGACGGGCACCTGGCCTCGCGTACCGGTGCGGTCGCGGCCATCTGCTTCGGACTGATCGCGTTGTTGATGATCCCGCTGGTGCTCTCAGATGTCTCCGGCACCCCCCTGGCCCAGACACTCGGCCTGGAGACCCTGACGGTGGCCGTCGAGCAGGTGGCCATGGCCCAGGTGTGGCTGATCGTCGCCCTTATTGCCCTGGTCACCGGTTGTACGGGCCTGATGAGCCGGGCGTGGATCACCCAACCACTGTTGCTCCTCGGGTCAATCCTCATGATCATCCCCCTGGGCCTGACAGGGCATTCCTCCTCGGGCGGCAACCACGACCACGGCACCAACTCCTACCTGTGGCACCTGGTCTTCTTAGTCCTGTGGGTCGGCGGACTCATGGCCCTGCTCGCCCACGGTCGTCGCCTGGGACCTGACCTGGATATTGCGCTGCGCCGCTACTCGACAATCGCCCTGGTCTCCATCATCGTCATGGCCGTGTCCGGGCTGGTCAACGCCGCCATCCGCATCGAGCTGACGGATCTGTTGACCACCCGGTACGGGTTAATCATCGTGGCCAAGACCATCGGCGTGATCATCCTCGGTGTCTTCGGGTGGATCCACCGGGCGTGGGTCATTCCGCAGGTGCAGGCCAACCCCGCTGATCGCCGCCTGTTCCGCCAGGTCGCCATCGTCGAGGTGCTTGTCATGGCGGCGGTCACCGGTATCGCCATCACCATGGGGCGCACCCCGCCGCCCCCACCGCGCATCCCGAACCTCTCGCAGATGGCCACCAAGCTCGGCTACGAGCTGTCCGAGAAGCCCACCATCCTCAACGTGTGGGGCATGTGGCGCTTTGACCTGCTGTTTGGTGCCCTCGCCCTGCTGCTGGCCGTCGGCTATCTCTCCGCTGTGTGGCGCACCCGCCAGACAGGTCACACCTGGTCAAGCACCCCCACCGCCTGGTGGTTGGCCGGATGTGTGACCCTGCTGGTGACGATGAGTTCCGGGATCGGGCTGAATATGCCCGCGGTCTTCTCGGTGCACATGGTCGGTCACATCATCTTGTCGCTGGTCATCCCCATCTTCCTGGTGATGGGTGCCCCGCTGACCCTGCTGATGACCGCCTTCGCCCCGGGGGCCCCGGGTAGGCCGAATATCCACGACTGGGTGCGCGCCTTCACCCGCAGCCGGTTGGTGGGGGTGATCACCCATCCGGTGGTCAACACCCTGCAGTTCCTGGTGTTCTTCTACGTCATGTACCTGTTCATCCCGCTCTATGAGCTGCTGATCTCCAAGTACGCGGGGCAGCTGATCATGAACACCGTGCTCCTGGTCTCCGGTTGCTTCTACGTCTGGGGGATGCTCGGACCCGACCCGATCCCGCGCCGGCGCCCAGCCACCGTCCGCCTGGGCTGGCTGGTTGCCTCCCTGCCCGTCCACCTGCTCGTCGGGGTCTATCTCCTGCGCCTGGACACGATCCTGGGCGAGGAGTTCTACCGCTCCCTGCTCCTGCCCTGGGAGCTCGATCTGCTCGCCGACCAACGCACCGCCGTCCTGGCCTGGGCCACAGGTGTGGTCCCACTGGCCGTCGTCGCCCTCCTGCTCATCGGCCATTGGCCGGGCACGGTCGGGAAAACCACGGGCAACGAGGAAAAGACCACCACCGGTAGCAACGCCGAGAACGAAAACCACACCACATTCCTCGGCCCCACCACGGACGGTAAGACCCCCACGTCCGACCACGGCACCCGGACAACCGACCAGCCTTAA
- a CDS encoding M23 family metallopeptidase, translating into MLLKAQRSAGGKHRKIPTSQTKSRVALVAVATGAVSSAGIGGAAAATLQTQAEASISPQDTVGGVQLATNDTALPPDTTETAPQILTISEYKPVTNINEQLDKAVEYAAERTEAARAEAARLEAERIEAERLANASSVVKPTEGTFTSGFGMRWDSLHAGLDIANVVGTPILAAMGGTVIDSGPASGFGQWIRIQHDDGSIAVYGHMETLDVSVGEQVTAGQKIAGMGNRGFSTGSHLHFELYPTGSGAVDPAPWFAQHGITF; encoded by the coding sequence ATGCTCCTGAAGGCCCAGCGATCAGCCGGAGGAAAACACCGCAAGATCCCCACCTCGCAAACCAAGAGCCGCGTAGCCCTGGTGGCCGTGGCCACGGGAGCGGTCTCGTCCGCGGGTATCGGGGGTGCCGCCGCCGCCACGCTGCAGACCCAGGCTGAAGCCTCGATCTCCCCGCAGGACACTGTCGGTGGCGTGCAGTTGGCCACCAATGACACCGCGCTGCCCCCGGACACGACGGAGACGGCCCCGCAGATCCTGACGATCTCGGAGTATAAGCCGGTAACCAATATCAACGAGCAGTTGGACAAGGCGGTTGAGTACGCCGCCGAGCGCACCGAGGCCGCCCGCGCTGAGGCTGCACGTCTGGAAGCAGAACGCATTGAGGCAGAACGCCTGGCCAACGCCTCATCCGTGGTCAAACCCACTGAGGGCACCTTCACCTCCGGTTTCGGTATGCGCTGGGACAGCCTCCACGCAGGACTAGACATCGCCAACGTCGTGGGCACCCCAATTCTTGCGGCCATGGGCGGCACCGTCATCGACTCCGGACCGGCTTCCGGTTTCGGCCAGTGGATCCGCATCCAGCACGATGACGGCTCCATTGCCGTCTACGGCCACATGGAAACCCTCGATGTCAGCGTGGGTGAGCAGGTCACCGCCGGCCAGAAGATCGCCGGCATGGGCAACCGAGGTTTCTCCACCGGTTCCCACCTGCATTTTGAGCTCTACCCGACCGGCAGCGGCGCCGTCGACCCGGCTCCCTGGTTCGCCCAGCACGGCATCACCTTCTAA
- a CDS encoding vitamin K epoxide reductase family protein: MTETNDDTFLPVFARQRPFSLILLVTGVIGWVASGILVLERLALYEDAEHVTTCDINALVSCGKVMGTWQSELFGFPNPLIGIVAFAVVITTAMAMLSRARFADWYWGGLQAGVTVGLLFIIWLWYQALFVIHILCLYCMVVWAMMVPLFILLTVRNLAHGLFPASPAVVRFTSQWAGTLIAVAYVAVAASVFFSFYSDFTTL, from the coding sequence GTGACCGAGACGAACGACGACACCTTCCTGCCGGTCTTTGCCCGCCAGCGTCCTTTCTCCCTCATCCTGCTGGTCACCGGCGTGATCGGCTGGGTGGCCTCCGGTATCCTGGTGCTTGAACGCCTGGCCCTCTACGAGGACGCCGAGCATGTCACCACCTGTGACATCAACGCCCTGGTCTCCTGCGGAAAAGTGATGGGCACCTGGCAGTCCGAACTCTTCGGCTTCCCCAACCCGTTGATCGGCATCGTCGCCTTCGCCGTGGTCATCACCACCGCGATGGCCATGCTGTCGCGGGCACGCTTCGCCGACTGGTACTGGGGAGGTCTGCAGGCGGGTGTGACCGTGGGCCTGCTGTTCATCATCTGGCTGTGGTACCAGGCGCTGTTCGTCATCCATATTTTGTGCCTGTACTGCATGGTGGTGTGGGCGATGATGGTCCCGCTGTTTATCCTGCTCACAGTACGCAACCTCGCCCACGGCCTCTTCCCCGCCTCCCCTGCTGTGGTGCGGTTTACCTCCCAGTGGGCAGGCACCCTCATCGCCGTGGCGTACGTCGCTGTGGCGGCCTCGGTGTTTTTCAGCTTCTACTCCGATTTCACCACCCTTTGA